In Perca fluviatilis chromosome 3, GENO_Pfluv_1.0, whole genome shotgun sequence, the following proteins share a genomic window:
- the dnaja2a gene encoding dnaJ homolog subfamily A member 2a: MATVVDTKLYDILGVSPSATENELKKSYRKLAKEYHPDKNPNAGDKFKEISFAYEVLTNPEKKELYDRYGEQGLREGGGGGPGMDDIFSHIFGGGLFGFMGGQGSRSRNGGRRRGEDMVHPLKVSLEDVYNGKTTKLQLSKNVLCSTCNGKGGKTGAVQKCTTCRGSGMRIMIRQLAPGMVQQMQSLCTDCKGEGEVVSEKDRCKKCEGKKVVKEVKILEVHVDKGMKHGQKITFGGEADQAPGVEPGDIVLVLQEKENETFRRDGNDLFMNHKLGLVEALCGFQFMLKHLDGRQIVVKYPAGKVIEPGSVRVVRGEGMPQYRNPFEKGDLFIKFDVQFPDNNWISPEKLVELEDMLPSRSEPPIITGDTEEVDLQDYDVSQSSSSGNRREAYNDSSDEEGGHHGPGVQCAHQ; this comes from the exons ATGGCGACTGTTGTAGATACAAAACTATACGACATCCTCGGAGTGTCTCCATCCGCAACTGAAAACGAGCTGAAGAAG tcTTACAGAAAATTGGCAAAAGAATACCACCCTGACAAGAACCCAAATGCTGGTGACAAG TTCAAAGAAATCAGTTTTGCCTATGAGGTGCTGACCAACCCTGAAAAGAAGGAACTTTATGACCGCTATGGAGAACAAGGCTTGCGGGAAGGAGGTGGGGGTGGCCCGGGGATGGATGATATCTTCTCCCACATCTTTGGCGGTGGACTTTTTGGATTCATGGGTGGTCAGGGGAGTCGCTCCAGGAACGGAGggcggaggagaggagaggacatgGTCCATCCACTCAA GGTGTCACTGGAGGACGTTTACAATGGGAAAACGACTAAACTGCAACTTAGCAAGAATGTACTGTGTAGCACGTGTAATGG gaAGGGAGGTAAAACGGGCGCTGTACAAAAATGTACAACATGTAGGGGGAGTGGCATGCGCATCATGATCAGACAGCTGGCCCCAGGAATGGTCCAACAGATGCAGTCTTTGTGTACTGATTGTAAAGGAGAAG GTGAAGTTGTCAGTGAGAAAGACCGCTGTAAAAAATGCGAGGGCAAGAAAGTCGTGAAAGAGGTTAAGATTCTGGAGGTACATGTTGACAAAGGCATGAAGCACGGCCAGAAAATTACCTTTGGGGGAGAGGCTGACCAGGCACCTGGCGTTGAGCCTGGGGATATAGTCCTTGTCCTGCAGGAAAAAGAGAATGAG ACATTCCGGCGAGATGGCAATGACCTGTTCATGAACCACAAACTTGGGCTGGTGGAGGCGCTGTGCGGCTTCCAGTTTATGCTGAAACACTTAGACGGAAGACAGATAGTTGTGAAGTACCCTGCTGGCAAAGTCATCGAACCAG gCTCAGTCAGGGTGGTGCGAGGAGAGGGCATGCCACAGTACCGAAACCCTTTTGAGAAGGGAGATCTGTTTATCAAGTTTGATGTCCAGTTCCCAGACAACAACTGGATCAGCCCTGAGAAACTTGTG GAGCTGGAGGACATGCTGCCCTCACGGTCAGAGCCGCCCATCATCACCGGAGACACGGAGGAGGTGGACCTGCAGGATTATGACGTCAGCCAGAGCTCGTCGTCGGGTAACCGCAGAGAGGCCTACAACGACAGCTCCGACGAAGAGGGTGGCCACCACGGGCCAGGGGTACAGTGTGCCCACCAGTAG